AGCCTACAGCTCATTTGCGATGGACGGTTTTGAGCATGATGTGGTTGACTTTCTATTGAAGCCCATCACCTTTACCCGTTTTCTTAAAAGTGCCCAGAAAGCCATGACACTCATGTCCAGCTTCGATAAAACAAAAGTGGAAGAGGAGCGAAAGGATTATTTCTTTGTAAAAACCGAGCAAAAAGGCAAGCTGATCAAGATCAATTTCAGTGAGATTGATTATGTCGAGGGCATGCGGAATTATGTGGGGATCTATAAAAACGGAGAGCTGGTTGCGGCTTTGATGAATATGAAAGACCTGGAAGCTTTACTTCCCCCTGCACAGTTTGTACGGGTGCACAATTCTTATATTATCCGCATTTCTGCCATCCAGATGATCGAAGGAAATATTGTCCGCCTGAAGAACGTAACCGGATCTATCCCGATTGGCATTACCTACAAGAATGCCTTTATGGAAAGGATAAAATAATTTTGATTGCAAAAAAAAAGGATGTCTACGTAGACATCCTTTTTTATATTATGCTTTAAATATTAAGCAACCCCTTCGGCCAGAACAATAATTTTGTTTTTCAAAACCTCAACTACACCACCTTTAATTACAAAGGTCTCTTCACCGGCTTTGCTTTTAATAATTACTGGTCCATCTTCTAAGGTTGAGATAATAGGAGCATGGTCTCTCAAAATCTGGAAAGATCCCATGGTACCTGGTACCGTAACCGCTGTTACTTCGCCTTCAAAGACTTTTTTATCTGGTGTTAATATTTCTAGTGTCATATTCAAAGTATAAGCGCTTTAATTAAGCGTTTGCTTCAGCTAATAGTTTTTTACCTTTTTCGATTGCATCTTCGATACCACCTACTAAGTTAAATGCAGCCTCTGGATATTCATCAACTTCACCATCCATAATCATGTTAAATGCTTTGATGGTATCTTTAATGTCAACAAGTACACCTTTTAAGCCTGTAAACTGCTCAGCAACGTGGAAAGGTTGAGATAAGAAACGTTGAACACGACGCGCGCGGTGAACGATTAGTTTATCTTCTTCAGATAACTCGTCCATACCCAAAATCGCGATGATATCCTGAAGTTCTTTATAACGTTGTAAGATTTCTTTTACGCGTTGAGCAGTGTTATAGTGCTCATCACCTAAGATAGCCGGAGATAAGATTCTTGAAGTTGAATCCAATGGATCCACCGCAGGATAAATACCTAGCTCAGAAATTTTACGGGACAATACAGTTGTAGCATCTAAGTGGGCAAACGTTGTAGCCGGAGCCGGATCCGTTAAATCATCCGCAGGCACATAAACCGCCTGTACAGAGGTAATTGATCCACGTTTAGTTGAAGTAATACGCTCCTGCATTAAACCCATCTCTGTTGCCAAAGTTGGCTGGTAACCTACTGCAGAAGGCATACGACCTAGAAGTGCCGATACCTCAGAACCTGCCTGAGTGAAACGGAAGATGTTATCAACGAAGAAAAGGATATCTTTTCCTGCGCCTTCACCATCACCATCACGGAAATATTCAGCAACGGTTAGTCCTGATAAAGCCACACGAGCACGTGCTCCAGGAGGCTCATTCATCTGACCGAATACCAATGTTGCTTTAGATTCTTTTAGTTTCTCTGTATCAACTTTGCTTAGATCCCATCCACCTTTTTCCATTGAATGAAGGAATTCCTCACCATAGTTGATTACACCAGATTCGATAAACTCCCGTAAAAGGTCATTACCTTCACGAGTACGCTCACCTACACCGGCAAATACTGATAAACCAGCATACGCTTTCGCGATGTTGTTTACCAATTCCATAATCAATACTGTTTTACCTACACCCGCACCACCGAACAAACCGATTTTACCACCTTTAGCATAAGGCTCTAGTAAGTCGATTACTTTGATACCTGTAAATAGTACCTCTGATTCAGTTGATAGCTCGTCAAATTTAGGAGGAGCATTGTGGATTGGTCTTCCGTTGGTTTTATCAATTGTGTTGATACCATCGATAGCCTCACCTACAACATTGAACAGACGGCCTTTAATCTCATCACCAACAGGCATTTTGATAGGCGCACCAGTGTCTAATGCTTTCATGCCACGAACTAAACCATCGGTCGAGTCCATTGCAATTGCACGTACGCGGTCTTCACCAAGATGTTGTTGAACTTCTAAAACGACCTTCTGGCCGTTTTCTTTTTCAATCTCTAATGCAGAGAAAATTTGAGGTAAATGAGCATCGTCAGCAAAACTCACGTCAACTACCGGTCCTATAATCTGCGCTATTTTTCCAATGTTAGGCATATATTGTTTTGGGTAAAATTATAAATATCAATTTGTTAAAGGCTGTTTTAAGAGCCCACAATTCGGTTTGCAAAGTTAAGATTTTCCCGCATACATTGCATATATAAATAAAAAGTTTTTCCACAGTTTTTAAATGAATATTTTAGCCGGTATAAAACAGGGTTCAGACAGCGGCTTTTTAGTGGTAAAAAGCGAGTTTTTTAAGTGCCATGTGATCCAATAAAAAATAAAGAATAACTGATGAAAACCATATTAGTAACAGGAAGTAACGGCCTTACAGGGCAAAAAATCACAGAACGCGTACTGGCAACAAAAGAATTTAATCTGATTGCAACATCCAGAGGAGAGAATCGCTTTCCTGTTAATGAAGGGTATGTTTATGCAGAAATGGATATCCTCAATCCGACAAATGTGGAGGAAGTGGTCGCAAAATATAAACCAGATGCGATCATTCATACGGCAGCAATGACGAATGTGGATACTTGTGAGTCGCAAAAAGAGCTGGCACGTGAGCTGAATGTGGGAGCTGTGGAAACTTTAATCCGGGTTTGCAGACAATACGATGTACAGCTGGTTCATTTATCTACGGACTTTATTTTTGATGGTGCAAACGGACCTTATGATGAGCTGGCTCCGCCAAGCCCTTTAAGCTATTATGGGGAGACCAAATTACAGGCTGAAAATGCAATCATTGCGGCTGGCGGAAAGTGGGCAATCCTGAGAACGATCATTGTATATGGTATCGTAAGTGATATGAGCCGTAGTAATATTGTATTATGGGCTAAAGGTGCTTTGGAAAAAGGAGAACCTATTAATGTAGTGA
This region of Pedobacter steynii genomic DNA includes:
- a CDS encoding LytR/AlgR family response regulator transcription factor, translated to MIRCLVLDDEQHAVDLLVSYIKRVPFLELAYSSTDPMEALALLNTANVDLIFSDIEMPELSGIEFTKALGGSHHVVFTTAYSSFAMDGFEHDVVDFLLKPITFTRFLKSAQKAMTLMSSFDKTKVEEERKDYFFVKTEQKGKLIKINFSEIDYVEGMRNYVGIYKNGELVAALMNMKDLEALLPPAQFVRVHNSYIIRISAIQMIEGNIVRLKNVTGSIPIGITYKNAFMERIK
- a CDS encoding SDR family oxidoreductase, which codes for MKTILVTGSNGLTGQKITERVLATKEFNLIATSRGENRFPVNEGYVYAEMDILNPTNVEEVVAKYKPDAIIHTAAMTNVDTCESQKELARELNVGAVETLIRVCRQYDVQLVHLSTDFIFDGANGPYDELAPPSPLSYYGETKLQAENAIIAAGGKWAILRTIIVYGIVSDMSRSNIVLWAKGALEKGEPINVVNDQWRMPTLAEDLADCCLLAVSKNGQGVYNASGKDMMSISELVGKVADYWNLDKSLISEISAATLNQSARRPVKTGFILDKTIRDLGYQPHSFQEGLAILDQQLKER
- the atpD gene encoding F0F1 ATP synthase subunit beta, producing MPNIGKIAQIIGPVVDVSFADDAHLPQIFSALEIEKENGQKVVLEVQQHLGEDRVRAIAMDSTDGLVRGMKALDTGAPIKMPVGDEIKGRLFNVVGEAIDGINTIDKTNGRPIHNAPPKFDELSTESEVLFTGIKVIDLLEPYAKGGKIGLFGGAGVGKTVLIMELVNNIAKAYAGLSVFAGVGERTREGNDLLREFIESGVINYGEEFLHSMEKGGWDLSKVDTEKLKESKATLVFGQMNEPPGARARVALSGLTVAEYFRDGDGEGAGKDILFFVDNIFRFTQAGSEVSALLGRMPSAVGYQPTLATEMGLMQERITSTKRGSITSVQAVYVPADDLTDPAPATTFAHLDATTVLSRKISELGIYPAVDPLDSTSRILSPAILGDEHYNTAQRVKEILQRYKELQDIIAILGMDELSEEDKLIVHRARRVQRFLSQPFHVAEQFTGLKGVLVDIKDTIKAFNMIMDGEVDEYPEAAFNLVGGIEDAIEKGKKLLAEANA
- the atpC gene encoding ATP synthase F1 subunit epsilon, which translates into the protein MTLEILTPDKKVFEGEVTAVTVPGTMGSFQILRDHAPIISTLEDGPVIIKSKAGEETFVIKGGVVEVLKNKIIVLAEGVA